A genome region from Salvelinus alpinus chromosome 26, SLU_Salpinus.1, whole genome shotgun sequence includes the following:
- the LOC139555251 gene encoding serine/arginine-rich splicing factor 10-like encodes MARYLRPPNTSLFIRNISDESRPEDLRREFGRYGPVVDVYIPLDFYSRRPRGFAYIQFEDVRDAEDALHNLDRKWVCGRQIEIQFAQGDRKTPNQMQGKEGGSSRSSSRHDDRDYDRDSRRRRSRSRSYQRRRSRSPSYERRPRRSESPRDSRGRMYGGRGRSRSPENDRHRPPPRDHRRPPPGHSPHSQSRSPSHSRARPRAQRESRGKSRSHSKSLSPQDGDFHQAPGGYEPRDEASSRMRSLSRSRSRSLSRSRSRSRSWTGRKSGGH; translated from the exons TGAGGATTTGCGGCGTGAGTTTGGTCGCTATGGGCCTGTAGTAGATGTCTACATTCCACTTGACTTCTATTCACGCCGACCGAGAGGATTTGCATATATTC AGTTTGAAGATGTGCGGGACGCTGAAGATGCTCTGCACAACCTGGACAGGAAGTGGGTGTGTGGCCGACAGATTGAAATCCAGTTCGCGCAGGGAGATCGAAAGA CACCCAATCAGATGCAAGGGAAAGAGGGGGGATCTTCGCGCAGCTCTTCGCGGCATGATGATCGTGATTATGATCGGGACAGCCGTCGTAGGCGCTCTCGCAGCCGTAGCTACCAAAGACGCAGGTCGCGCAGCCCATCCTACGAGCGCCGGCCCAGACGCTCTGAGAGTCCCCGAGA CTCCCGTGGAAGGATGTACGGTGGTAGAGGAAGAAGCAGGAGCCCGGAAAACGACAG GCACAGACCACCCCCACGTGACCACAGACGACCCCCTCCTGGGCACTCCCCTCACAGCCAGTCCCGCTCCCCTTCTCACTCCAGAGCCAGGCCCAGGGCCCAGAGGGAGTCCAGAGGAAAGTCTCGTTCCCACTCGAAGTCCCTGAGCCCACAAGATGGCGACTTCCACCAAGCCCCCGGTGGCTATGAGCCTCGGGACGAGGCGTCGTCCCGTATGCGTTCCCTGTCCCGCTCACGTTCCCGTTCCCTCTCACGGTCCCGCTCTCGCTCCAGGTCCTGGACTGGACGCAAGTCAGGGGGACACTAA